One segment of Fructilactobacillus hinvesii DNA contains the following:
- a CDS encoding ABC-2 family transporter protein, with product MSWQLYWLLAKQSFKTFLTYRMTSVLVVLFGFLFTLIEITAGFVYYSFTNRIGGLSFFQYEGLIMSLTSITTTYQFLFIGAHESLAEDLVEGNLDYLFLRPIASYWYYALRQLDFPSGVNLLVYLPVTVWLLTRFSLPWTAWGLIAIFYGIGVLFVFALNQVVVEISFWYDHLTALNGVPEDVIDAANRPARIYPRWLQLLLVTVIPVLALSNGIVTVTINQWQALQLLLPLSVVTIMLLWGSFYLWKRGTAHYVSAN from the coding sequence ATGAGTTGGCAACTATATTGGTTACTGGCCAAACAAAGCTTTAAAACCTTTTTGACCTACCGGATGACCTCGGTTTTAGTCGTGTTGTTTGGGTTTTTATTTACGTTGATTGAAATTACCGCGGGTTTTGTCTACTACTCTTTTACTAATCGAATTGGGGGTCTCTCTTTTTTTCAGTATGAAGGGTTGATTATGAGTCTCACGTCAATTACCACCACCTACCAGTTTTTATTCATTGGGGCGCACGAATCACTGGCTGAGGATCTGGTCGAAGGGAACTTGGATTACCTCTTTTTACGACCAATTGCGAGTTATTGGTACTACGCACTGCGACAACTAGATTTTCCGAGTGGCGTTAATTTGCTGGTGTATCTGCCGGTGACGGTGTGGTTGTTAACCCGGTTTTCTTTGCCCTGGACTGCGTGGGGGCTGATTGCAATTTTTTACGGCATCGGCGTGTTATTCGTGTTTGCTTTAAATCAAGTGGTGGTCGAAATTTCCTTTTGGTACGATCATTTGACCGCGCTTAACGGAGTTCCTGAGGATGTGATTGATGCTGCTAACCGTCCCGCTCGGATTTATCCCCGGTGGTTACAACTGTTACTAGTTACGGTGATTCCCGTTTTGGCGCTTTCCAATGGGATTGTGACCGTTACGATCAATCAATGGCAAGCGCTCCAACTGCTGTTGCCACTAAGCGTGGTTACAATCATGTTGCTGTGGGGGTCTTTTTATCTATGGAAACGAGGCACGGCTCACTATGTGTCTGCTAATTAA
- a CDS encoding ABC-2 family transporter protein, with the protein MKYCDNLLLGLHNSLIYRANFVISLLARLLQVGLSLLMWRALYSESGQSMIHGYSQTSMMLYLMLTGLLSLIFTFEPLFRLARLIKSGKISTLLLRPINLNLESLSNFLGAKLILLGLLALLLVCLTWGHWFLMVLILTYAFISVVVWQQIMFLFGTLAFWLVQMWPLRPLLTALYLFSGGLLFPLDVLPVWAYQGLRFSPLALVSSDLVQSVLRGVHDPQLVLLYLVMTFLWLLGLAGLERLLFQSGLQQFEGVGV; encoded by the coding sequence ATGAAATACTGCGATAATTTACTGCTGGGGCTGCACAATTCGTTAATCTATCGGGCTAACTTTGTGATTTCATTACTGGCCCGATTGTTACAGGTTGGTCTGTCGCTCTTAATGTGGCGCGCTCTGTATTCCGAATCTGGGCAAAGTATGATTCATGGATATTCTCAGACCAGCATGATGTTGTATCTAATGCTAACCGGACTACTGTCTTTAATTTTTACCTTTGAACCCTTATTTCGGCTCGCACGTTTAATTAAAAGTGGCAAGATTAGTACGTTGTTACTACGGCCCATTAATCTTAATTTAGAAAGCCTTAGCAATTTTCTTGGGGCTAAGTTAATTTTGTTAGGGTTGTTGGCGTTGTTACTCGTATGTTTAACTTGGGGTCATTGGTTTTTAATGGTGCTGATTTTAACGTACGCCTTCATCAGCGTGGTGGTCTGGCAACAAATCATGTTTTTGTTTGGGACCCTGGCCTTTTGGCTGGTACAAATGTGGCCCTTGCGACCGCTGCTAACGGCTCTTTATCTATTCTCGGGGGGACTCTTATTTCCACTCGATGTTTTACCGGTGTGGGCATATCAGGGGTTACGGTTTTCACCGTTGGCATTAGTATCTAGTGATTTAGTGCAATCCGTTTTGCGGGGCGTTCACGATCCCCAGTTAGTTTTGCTGTACCTTGTAATGACCTTTTTGTGGTTGCTTGGTCTGGCTGGATTGGAACGGCTTTTATTTCAATCCGGCTTACAACAATTTGAAGGAGTGGGCGTATGA
- a CDS encoding ABC transporter ATP-binding protein, whose translation MAYIETNHLTYQYRLFEKQLGFKNGLRDFFHRRYQTKQVLTDVTFTIKQGEKVGLLGPNGAGKSTLIKLMTGILQSDQQALRIMGVHPDHNDYHFLRRIGVMMGQKSQLNWDLPAVDTFKLLRSIYWVDSSTYQARLHKYVTMFGLQSVLDVPVRKLSLGERTKLELIATLLHGPELLILDEPTLGMDIVSQREFHAFLNQINQDDGVTIFLISHQMNDIEAVAERILLLLDGQIQFDGSVTKLMNTVKQPERPLTLTNVPTHAIIATKDAQLTVKPEQTVVHPQTADSTITFKTAALDQLHVETPSLEDILYSLFRKQGGPQ comes from the coding sequence ATGGCATACATTGAAACCAATCACCTTACCTATCAATATCGTCTGTTTGAAAAGCAACTGGGCTTTAAAAATGGACTTCGAGATTTCTTTCATCGTCGTTATCAAACTAAACAAGTCTTGACCGATGTGACGTTTACGATTAAGCAAGGAGAAAAAGTAGGCCTGTTAGGACCCAACGGAGCCGGAAAATCAACTCTGATTAAGTTAATGACCGGGATTTTACAGTCTGATCAGCAGGCCTTGCGGATCATGGGCGTGCATCCGGATCACAATGATTACCATTTCTTGCGGCGGATTGGCGTTATGATGGGGCAAAAAAGTCAATTAAACTGGGATTTGCCCGCCGTTGATACCTTTAAATTATTACGGTCAATTTACTGGGTAGATTCTTCGACCTATCAGGCTCGCCTGCACAAGTACGTTACGATGTTTGGTCTCCAATCAGTGTTAGACGTCCCGGTTCGTAAGCTATCTTTAGGGGAACGAACCAAGTTGGAGTTAATTGCAACTTTGCTCCACGGACCAGAATTACTGATTCTTGATGAACCCACGTTAGGAATGGACATCGTGAGCCAACGGGAGTTTCATGCTTTTTTAAATCAGATTAACCAAGACGATGGGGTCACGATTTTCTTAATTAGTCACCAAATGAATGACATTGAAGCGGTTGCGGAGCGGATTTTATTGTTATTAGATGGCCAAATTCAGTTTGATGGGTCCGTGACTAAGTTAATGAACACGGTGAAACAGCCAGAACGGCCCCTGACTTTGACCAACGTTCCCACTCATGCAATCATTGCAACTAAAGATGCTCAACTGACCGTAAAACCAGAACAAACCGTGGTTCATCCCCAAACTGCTGACAGTACCATTACGTTTAAGACGGCCGCATTAGACCAACTGCACGTCGAGACTCCTTCCCTAGAGGATATTTTATATTCGCTCTTTCGTAAGCAGGGAGGTCCACAATGA
- the mscL gene encoding large-conductance mechanosensitive channel protein MscL, translating to MLQEFKAFISKGNVIDMAVGVIIGSAFTGIVSSLVKNILNPLIGLFIGNIDLSSLSFKIGGATFRYGVFLNAVINFFIIAFVVFILVKILGKMRLRADKQKTTPKSEQYLSEIVTLLKQEQGITEKIEEQKDSQS from the coding sequence ATGCTTCAAGAATTTAAAGCCTTTATCTCGAAGGGAAACGTGATTGACATGGCCGTCGGGGTGATCATTGGATCAGCCTTTACCGGAATTGTTAGTTCCCTAGTGAAGAACATTTTAAACCCGCTGATTGGGTTATTCATTGGAAACATTGATTTATCATCATTGTCCTTTAAGATTGGCGGGGCTACATTTCGGTACGGGGTTTTTCTTAATGCGGTGATTAACTTCTTCATCATTGCGTTTGTGGTTTTCATTCTAGTAAAAATTTTAGGTAAAATGCGGTTACGTGCTGATAAACAAAAAACTACCCCTAAGAGTGAACAATACCTATCCGAAATTGTGACCCTGCTGAAGCAAGAACAAGGGATTACCGAAAAAATTGAAGAACAAAAAGATTCGCAATCTTAA